The following coding sequences are from one Pseudonocardia sp. HH130630-07 window:
- a CDS encoding alpha/beta fold hydrolase, with protein MSSEQRAVAPDGTGLGFDVHPPRGTGPGEPLLLLAGQINARVWWSTVRSSFDGYRTVAPDHAGTGTSDDAADGDWSTRRFARDVVAVLDAAGIDRAHVYGTSMGGRIAQWLAIDHPDRVGGLVLGCTTGGGSGAVPADPAVLQRLADPGGGPAELRRLMAGPEWTGPLPVLGDPGAGPRARAGHRRASARHDAWAALPAITAPTLVLHGTADELTPPGNGRLLAGRIPGARFVAFEGARHAYFLEDRATDEVLRFLAAHPLAAA; from the coding sequence ATGAGCAGCGAGCAGCGTGCCGTGGCGCCGGACGGCACCGGCCTCGGGTTCGACGTACACCCGCCGCGGGGGACCGGCCCGGGTGAGCCGTTGCTGCTGCTCGCCGGTCAGATCAATGCCCGGGTCTGGTGGAGCACGGTCCGGTCGTCGTTCGACGGGTACCGCACCGTCGCTCCCGACCACGCCGGTACCGGCACCAGCGACGACGCCGCCGACGGCGACTGGAGCACCCGCCGCTTCGCCCGGGACGTGGTGGCGGTCCTCGACGCCGCCGGGATCGACCGGGCGCACGTCTACGGCACGTCGATGGGCGGCCGGATCGCGCAGTGGCTCGCGATCGACCACCCGGACCGGGTCGGGGGACTCGTCCTGGGCTGCACGACCGGCGGTGGCAGCGGTGCCGTCCCGGCGGATCCCGCCGTGCTCCAGCGCCTCGCCGACCCCGGTGGTGGCCCGGCCGAGCTGCGCAGGCTGATGGCCGGGCCGGAGTGGACCGGCCCGCTGCCCGTGCTCGGCGACCCCGGGGCGGGTCCACGCGCCAGGGCCGGGCACCGCAGGGCCAGTGCCCGGCACGACGCCTGGGCGGCGCTCCCCGCGATCACCGCCCCGACCCTGGTGCTGCACGGCACCGCGGACGAGCTCACGCCACCCGGCAACGGCCGGTTGCTGGCCGGCCGCATCCCGGGTGCCCGGTTCGTGGCGTTCGAGGGCGCCCGGCACGCGTACTTCCTGGAGGACCGGGCGACCGACGAGGTGCTCCGGTTCCTCGCGGCACACCCGCTCGCCGCGGCCTGA